From Butyricimonas paravirosa, one genomic window encodes:
- a CDS encoding DUF4956 domain-containing protein gives MNSFLDLTEDLLSETPLIDMADLWQLLFRFVFNFIVVGIIIHFFYYPKSKRRDYYFTFTLISISVFFLIFLLGSVKLKIGFALGIFAIFGIIRYRTESVPIREMTYLFTITALSVINALSIQVGLTEMLVTNAIFLLVTCLLESERWLKHTSSKLILYDRIQLITPDKREELIADLSARTGLHIQKIEIGHIDFLRDAAFIKVYYESDSRETNTVDHLTKFPKEGE, from the coding sequence ATGAACTCTTTTCTTGACCTCACGGAAGACCTGCTATCCGAAACTCCCTTGATAGACATGGCAGACCTCTGGCAACTCTTGTTCCGGTTCGTCTTCAACTTTATCGTGGTCGGAATCATCATTCATTTCTTCTACTACCCGAAAAGCAAACGCCGGGACTACTACTTCACGTTCACCCTAATCAGTATCAGCGTGTTCTTCCTTATCTTCCTGCTCGGCAGCGTGAAACTGAAAATCGGTTTCGCTCTCGGTATTTTCGCCATCTTCGGGATCATCCGCTACCGTACAGAATCCGTGCCTATCCGGGAAATGACCTACTTGTTCACGATCACGGCTTTGTCCGTTATCAACGCCCTGTCCATCCAAGTGGGCCTCACCGAGATGCTCGTGACAAACGCCATCTTCCTGCTCGTGACCTGCCTGTTGGAAAGCGAGAGATGGCTGAAACACACGAGTAGCAAACTGATCCTTTACGACCGGATTCAACTTATCACGCCCGACAAACGGGAAGAACTCATCGCAGACCTCTCCGCCCGCACGGGGCTACACATACAAAAGATCGAGATCGGACATATCGACTTCCTTCGGGATGCCGCGTTCATCAAAGTTTACTACGAATCGGACAGCCGGGAAACAAACACCGTGGATCATTTAACCAAATTCCCAAAAGAAGGAGAATAA
- a CDS encoding DUF2490 domain-containing protein, protein MRYITIIILLLSVLPLTAQDNLENSFSIELSKKIFPKFTITLEEDFRLRDNFQEIDRFSTTLEISYRVCNHLKAGGAYNLINYNHPSKDWETRHRYYFYFTGSYKLRRFTFSLRERFQSTYRVHVKETAKRANPKLYLRSRLKVEYDIRRSAFEPFASIEWYNTLNNPQGNSMDRLKYIIGSCYKLNKKNALQLYYRYVNFTDDDESNGKQMLGLGYTHKF, encoded by the coding sequence ATGCGCTACATCACGATCATAATATTATTACTTTCAGTCCTGCCCCTGACGGCACAAGACAACCTAGAGAATTCATTTAGCATTGAACTCTCCAAAAAGATATTCCCAAAGTTCACGATCACGCTGGAAGAAGATTTCCGCCTCCGTGACAACTTCCAAGAAATAGATCGTTTTTCAACCACGCTAGAAATTTCTTATCGGGTCTGCAACCACCTGAAAGCGGGCGGCGCGTACAATCTAATTAACTACAATCATCCCTCCAAAGATTGGGAAACGCGCCACCGCTACTATTTCTATTTCACGGGTTCCTACAAATTACGTCGTTTCACGTTCTCCCTGCGGGAACGGTTTCAGAGTACCTACCGGGTACACGTGAAAGAAACGGCAAAACGGGCAAATCCAAAACTTTACCTCCGTAGCCGTCTGAAAGTAGAATACGACATACGCCGGTCAGCCTTCGAACCGTTCGCCTCCATCGAATGGTACAACACGCTGAATAACCCGCAAGGCAACAGCATGGATCGCCTGAAATACATCATCGGCAGCTGCTATAAACTCAATAAAAAGAACGCCCTTCAACTGTATTACCGTTACGTGAACTTCACGGATGACGACGAATCAAACGGGAAACAGATGCTAGGATTAGGTTACACGCATAAGTTTTAA
- a CDS encoding sensor histidine kinase, with the protein MKNTEQRQRILENLVYALAWIIVFAVPVLHFDRETGLNWDDISREWMIILPFFMLFCVHNYLLLPFFLLDKKPWQYLIVTLGVILVIFIYNPFETRQTIPHPRPFTERPFENAPRPGERGPGGERFTPPSGEQMPLPEKKEQMQPQQAKKAPFKFKAPFPRNPFFNQLLLAILMVGFNVAIKLLFKSIRDDRHLKELEKQNLQTELEYLKHQINPHFFMNTLNNIHALIDVDTEKAKESVIELSKIMRYILYDSSQPIISLQKEITLLNNYIALMRIRYTDSIDISVNIADNLPDVQIPPLLFISFIENAFKHGISYQHPSFVHIMLETREKELSFYIVNSNFSDTHNPSGIGLENVTKRLQLLYGDKYILETRAEENSFSVNLIIPIES; encoded by the coding sequence ATGAAAAACACCGAACAACGACAAAGAATACTGGAAAACTTAGTTTATGCGCTGGCATGGATCATCGTATTCGCCGTTCCCGTATTACACTTCGACCGGGAAACAGGCCTTAACTGGGACGACATTTCACGGGAATGGATGATTATTCTCCCTTTCTTCATGCTCTTCTGCGTTCACAACTACCTCCTGTTACCCTTTTTCCTGCTGGATAAGAAACCGTGGCAATACCTCATTGTCACGCTGGGAGTTATCCTTGTGATTTTCATATATAACCCGTTTGAAACCCGTCAAACAATCCCCCATCCCCGGCCATTTACCGAACGTCCGTTTGAAAACGCTCCACGCCCCGGAGAAAGAGGCCCCGGCGGTGAACGTTTCACCCCCCCGTCCGGTGAACAAATGCCCCTACCGGAAAAGAAGGAACAAATGCAACCTCAACAAGCGAAAAAGGCCCCGTTCAAATTCAAGGCCCCATTCCCTCGCAATCCGTTTTTCAACCAACTCCTGCTGGCTATTCTCATGGTCGGATTCAACGTAGCAATCAAACTTCTGTTCAAATCCATCCGGGACGATCGCCACTTGAAAGAACTGGAAAAACAAAACCTGCAAACCGAACTGGAATATCTGAAACACCAGATCAACCCGCATTTCTTCATGAACACGCTGAACAACATTCACGCCCTGATTGACGTTGACACGGAAAAAGCCAAAGAATCGGTGATCGAACTCTCTAAAATCATGAGATACATCCTCTATGATTCAAGTCAACCGATAATTTCTCTCCAAAAAGAAATCACGTTACTGAACAACTACATCGCCTTGATGCGGATTCGCTACACGGACTCCATCGACATCAGCGTAAATATAGCGGACAACCTGCCGGACGTGCAGATCCCGCCACTTCTTTTTATCTCGTTCATAGAGAACGCATTCAAACACGGGATCAGCTACCAGCATCCCTCATTCGTTCATATCATGCTGGAAACACGGGAAAAAGAACTCTCATTCTACATCGTGAACAGTAACTTCAGTGATACCCATAACCCTTCCGGTATCGGGCTGGAAAACGTGACCAAACGGCTCCAACTACTCTATGGTGACAAATACATCTTGGAAACCCGTGCCGAAGAAAACTCGTTTAGTGTAAACCTTATTATTCCAATAGAATCATGA
- a CDS encoding LytR/AlgR family response regulator transcription factor: MISCIAIDDEPLALRKLGDYIKRTPFLELESSCSSALEAMRVLSEKEIDLMFIDINMPDLSGMDFVKSLVRKPMIIFTTAYSEFALEGFKVDATDYLLKPFNYQDFLHAADKARLQHELFSRPLNRSEEGETPDSLFVKADYKMIRIDFRDILYIEGQSEYARIFRENQPPVMTLLSLKAIEERLPTNRFMRVHRSYIVHLDKVKEVARNRIIFAPDTYIPVGDQYKDNFNRFLDTNSLIKK, translated from the coding sequence ATGATCAGTTGTATTGCTATCGACGATGAACCCCTCGCCCTGCGAAAACTGGGTGACTATATCAAGAGAACCCCATTTCTTGAACTGGAAAGTTCATGTTCCAGCGCACTGGAAGCCATGCGGGTTCTCTCGGAAAAGGAAATAGACCTGATGTTTATCGACATCAATATGCCCGATCTCAGCGGTATGGATTTCGTGAAATCTCTGGTCCGAAAACCGATGATCATTTTTACCACGGCCTACTCGGAATTCGCGCTTGAGGGGTTCAAAGTCGATGCAACCGATTATCTGTTAAAACCATTCAATTATCAGGACTTTCTCCATGCCGCCGACAAAGCGAGGTTGCAACACGAGTTATTCTCACGTCCTCTCAACCGCAGCGAGGAAGGCGAAACCCCCGATAGTCTCTTCGTGAAAGCCGATTACAAGATGATCCGGATAGATTTCCGGGACATTCTCTACATCGAGGGACAAAGCGAATACGCCCGGATTTTTCGGGAAAACCAACCACCCGTCATGACACTTCTCAGCCTGAAAGCAATCGAGGAACGGCTACCCACCAACCGTTTCATGCGAGTGCATCGCTCCTATATCGTACATCTCGACAAAGTGAAGGAAGTTGCTCGCAACCGGATCATTTTCGCCCCGGACACCTATATCCCCGTGGGCGACCAGTACAAGGATAACTTTAACCGATTTCTTGATACAAATTCGTTAATCAAAAAATAA
- a CDS encoding carbohydrate-binding domain-containing protein — MKKYVYLALFIAIDIAWACSKSDTDLPDLVDDPEEITINDVLESDPEDFVENATFTSTVTIKYSGNNATVSSLPTGVSVSCNGADVTITSSIDQVEYILSGTSPDGMFKLYSDKKFKLTLNTVNLTNPDGPAINIQSGKRAYVVLPDNTTNTLTDGTSYTSSGSEDMKACFFSEGQLVFSGTGSLNITANYKHGICSDDYVRIRAGVTLSIQQAVKDGIHANDYVLIDGGTLHINASGDGIECEKGCIEINGGEITINSTDDGIVASCEDNDYTISPFIKINGGNLTITTSGQKGMAIKSESNTTINGGDLRLAVSGEASKGIKSGGHVVITGGTLDITTTGNAFYESNDISSAAGIKCDGSFKITNPGTTLTVTSSGSAGKGINCDGTLTIENCTVNVTTTGKPYIYGRLDASAKGIKSDGNLTIKGSNVTVKTTGGENSEGIESKATLTIESGTIEVIAYDDCINAANAIVINGGMIYCYSSNNDGIDSNGTLTITGGTVIASGTTMPEEGFDCDQNTFTITGGIIIGTGGSTSTPTTKTCTQHSLVYGTSGTEGQIINIQSPDGTSILTYQLPRSYTQLTFLFSSPSLAANTTYTVSTGGSVAGGTEFHGLHTNATYTGGSSVTTFTTNSMVTSVGSTSGGGGRPNGPGSFGGD, encoded by the coding sequence ATGAAAAAATACGTGTACCTTGCCCTATTCATTGCTATTGACATCGCTTGGGCATGTAGCAAATCGGATACAGACCTTCCGGATCTTGTTGATGATCCGGAAGAGATTACCATCAACGACGTACTGGAATCTGATCCGGAAGACTTCGTGGAAAACGCCACGTTTACCTCTACCGTCACGATCAAGTACTCCGGGAATAATGCCACGGTTTCCTCCCTCCCCACGGGAGTAAGTGTATCATGTAACGGGGCCGACGTGACAATCACCTCTTCTATTGATCAAGTAGAATATATCTTGTCGGGAACCTCTCCCGACGGAATGTTCAAACTATACAGCGATAAAAAATTCAAACTGACACTAAACACCGTAAATCTGACTAACCCTGACGGTCCCGCCATCAACATACAATCGGGTAAACGAGCTTACGTCGTACTACCCGACAACACGACGAACACCCTCACGGACGGAACTTCCTACACCTCTTCCGGCAGCGAGGACATGAAAGCCTGTTTCTTCAGTGAAGGACAATTGGTCTTTAGCGGTACCGGTTCGCTGAACATCACCGCCAACTACAAACATGGCATTTGTAGCGATGACTACGTGCGCATCCGGGCAGGCGTTACTCTCTCCATACAGCAAGCCGTGAAAGACGGCATCCATGCTAATGATTACGTGCTGATAGATGGAGGTACACTCCACATCAACGCCTCCGGTGACGGGATTGAATGTGAGAAAGGCTGTATCGAAATCAACGGGGGAGAGATCACAATAAACAGCACGGACGACGGGATTGTCGCATCCTGCGAGGACAATGATTACACGATCTCCCCTTTCATCAAGATTAACGGGGGTAACCTAACGATCACGACGAGTGGGCAAAAAGGTATGGCAATAAAAAGCGAAAGTAACACCACCATTAACGGCGGGGACCTCCGTCTCGCCGTCTCGGGCGAGGCCTCCAAGGGAATCAAATCCGGGGGACACGTCGTGATTACCGGGGGTACATTAGACATTACCACCACGGGCAACGCCTTCTACGAGAGTAATGACATATCCTCGGCGGCAGGCATAAAATGTGACGGCAGTTTTAAAATAACCAATCCCGGAACCACTCTAACGGTCACCAGTAGCGGCTCCGCGGGTAAAGGCATTAACTGTGACGGAACTCTCACGATTGAGAATTGCACGGTAAATGTGACAACCACGGGTAAACCTTATATATACGGTCGTCTGGACGCCTCGGCCAAAGGTATTAAAAGCGATGGAAATCTCACGATTAAAGGTAGTAACGTCACTGTTAAAACAACCGGGGGCGAGAATAGCGAAGGTATAGAAAGCAAAGCCACCCTCACAATTGAAAGCGGAACGATAGAAGTTATCGCCTACGACGATTGTATTAACGCGGCGAATGCTATCGTGATCAATGGCGGAATGATCTACTGTTACAGCTCCAACAATGATGGCATTGACTCCAATGGAACCCTCACCATTACGGGAGGTACCGTGATTGCCTCCGGCACAACCATGCCGGAAGAAGGATTCGATTGCGACCAGAACACTTTTACAATCACCGGGGGAATCATCATCGGAACAGGCGGGAGTACCAGTACCCCGACCACAAAGACCTGCACCCAACACTCTCTCGTTTACGGGACCTCCGGAACCGAAGGACAAATTATAAACATCCAATCTCCGGATGGAACGAGTATATTAACCTACCAATTACCGAGATCATACACACAATTAACCTTCCTATTCAGTAGCCCCTCCCTCGCTGCGAACACGACTTACACCGTAAGCACGGGCGGTAGCGTGGCAGGTGGCACTGAATTCCACGGGTTACACACGAACGCAACCTACACGGGCGGTAGTTCGGTAACAACCTTTACCACAAATTCCATGGTAACCTCTGTTGGTTCCACAAGTGGCGGAGGAGGACGGCCAAACGGACCGGGCAGCTTCGGTGGAGACTAG
- a CDS encoding YdcF family protein, giving the protein MKQIVLTLGAPNDEQGNLSPMAVDRLECTLGLYLHNDGVKILCTGGFGESFNTTNHPHAYYSKRFLIERGVRESDFLEFALTTNTVEDFRMSKPIIERERPDLLFIVTSDFHMERVKLLHGLILNYPHVVFIPAKSSLSGEELAPLVLHEKLAVKSLRDRDFKLY; this is encoded by the coding sequence ATGAAACAGATCGTTTTAACATTGGGGGCACCGAATGATGAACAGGGAAATTTAAGCCCGATGGCGGTGGATCGGCTAGAGTGTACATTAGGGCTTTATCTTCATAATGATGGTGTGAAGATTCTTTGTACCGGGGGATTTGGTGAATCCTTCAACACGACCAATCATCCTCATGCTTATTATTCAAAACGTTTTTTGATCGAGCGAGGGGTAAGGGAAAGTGATTTCTTGGAATTCGCGCTGACCACGAATACGGTGGAGGACTTCCGGATGTCAAAGCCGATAATCGAGCGGGAGAGGCCGGATTTGTTGTTCATTGTTACTTCTGATTTTCACATGGAGCGGGTGAAATTACTACATGGTCTTATTTTGAACTATCCTCACGTGGTTTTTATCCCGGCAAAATCAAGTCTGTCGGGAGAAGAGTTAGCTCCTTTGGTTTTACACGAGAAACTTGCCGTCAAGAGTTTACGGGATCGGGATTTTAAACTGTATTAA
- a CDS encoding nitroreductase family protein: MDGKLSINTGTCIKCGKCARVCPSQIITQETKGSTVKVQNVENCIACGHCVAVCPTSSVLHSEFPPEKVHAFKYSDYPTPEQMMLVCKARRSNRAFSTRPIPREMLEQIIEAAHRAPTASNMQQVHFTLVTDPKQLNAISRFTLDVFNSAAKKLKNPILKPILKRIMPDAYRYLPVFDRLNREYANGHDMILRGATAALFIHTPKTSRFGSADANLAYQNGSLMAECLGVNQFYMGFVCTAIHQENKGTLANMLGINGTIHAAMALGMPEFRFSNYIDKKDTVETDL; encoded by the coding sequence ATGGACGGAAAATTAAGTATCAACACGGGTACCTGCATTAAATGCGGCAAGTGCGCACGAGTATGCCCTTCACAAATCATCACACAGGAAACAAAAGGCTCCACAGTAAAAGTACAAAACGTAGAAAATTGCATCGCGTGCGGGCATTGCGTGGCAGTGTGTCCTACCAGCTCGGTACTTCATTCCGAATTCCCGCCTGAAAAGGTACACGCATTCAAATACAGTGACTACCCCACCCCCGAACAAATGATGCTCGTGTGCAAAGCCCGCCGTTCGAACAGGGCATTTTCGACCAGACCGATTCCCAGAGAGATGCTGGAACAAATCATCGAGGCCGCCCATCGTGCCCCAACGGCAAGTAATATGCAACAAGTACACTTCACACTGGTAACCGATCCCAAACAACTGAACGCAATCAGTCGTTTCACGCTAGACGTATTTAACTCGGCCGCCAAGAAATTGAAAAACCCGATACTAAAACCCATCTTGAAACGAATTATGCCGGACGCCTACCGTTACCTACCCGTGTTTGACCGCCTGAACCGGGAGTATGCCAACGGACACGACATGATTCTGCGGGGAGCCACGGCCGCCCTGTTTATCCACACGCCAAAAACCAGTCGTTTCGGGAGTGCAGACGCAAATCTGGCTTATCAGAACGGGTCACTCATGGCGGAATGTCTCGGGGTAAACCAATTCTACATGGGATTCGTCTGCACCGCCATCCATCAGGAAAACAAGGGAACTCTCGCTAATATGCTGGGAATAAACGGTACGATTCATGCCGCCATGGCCCTCGGTATGCCGGAATTCCGTTTCTCCAATTACATTGACAAAAAAGACACGGTAGAAACAGACCTGTAA